The Fluviispira vulneris sequence TTGACACCCATGAGAGGAAAGATTTGATTTGTTGCCATTCCTTGAATTGTTCCTGCTACAACAGCAAGAATAGCACCTATAAAAAAAGTTAAACTAACAGTACGATTAAATGGCACACCGCATAAGCGAGAGGCATCGGCATGCATTGCTAAAGCACGGATTCCAGTTCCCGCTTTTGTTTTAAATAAAAATAATTCTAGTAAAAATGCCAGTAATAAAGTCAAAGAAAAAATTCCAATGTCTCGAATTCGAACAAAAAGTTCTCCAAAAGTTAAAATATTTCCGGGGATATTTATCGGAAAACTGAGTGAGTTCGGAGAAAATAAAACTTGGATAATGTTTTGTAAAAATAAACTTATAGCCACAGCAGTGATGAGAGGAGCTAAGCGACTGTGCTTCCGCAACGGCTTATATGCAACTCTTTCAATGACAACAGCAATAGTGCCAACGCTTAAAAGAGAAAATAAAATTGCAACCCAGAGAGGTGCTCCGAGGGTGAGAAAAAGCATGACAAAATAAGCGCCAAGCATAAATAACTCACCATGCGCAAAGTTAACAAATTGGAGAACGCCAAAAACCATTGAATAGCCAATTGCGATAAGTGCGTAAAGACTTCCAATTGCGATACCATCGATGATTGCTTGTGTAAAATCTAGCATGTTACTTCTGTTACCTTAAAAAAGTCAGTTTTAGTGAGATGACTATTGTGGATTTATGCTTGCTTTAAATTTATATCCATTTTGAATATATTCAAGTATAACTGCCGGTTTTATCGGATTATGGTTTTTATCCATAGTAATGGTTCCTGTTATACCTTTAAAGTTTTTTAATTTAGCTAATGCAGTATTGATTTCTTCAGAAGTTATAGCTTCTGATTTTTTAGATTTGGCTGCTTTGATTTCAGTAATTACACTATGAATAATTTTATAAGAATCATAGCCTAATGCTGCATGTGCACTTGGCATTGCTTTGTATTCAGCTTGATAAGCATCGACAAAGGCTTTGACGTGTGGATTAACATTATTTTCTGAATCTTTACTTTCCGGTGAATAAAAATGAGTCGAAATAATTCCACCATTAACAGCCTCTTTGGCTATTGATCTTAGGTCTGGTGTGTACCATCCATCACCACCAAGTTTTTTAGATTTTATACCAAGATCTTCTGCTTCCCGTAAGATGACTCCAACCTGTTGATGAAATCCGGGAATATAAAGAATATCAGGTTTTGATCTGCGCACATCACCGAGTTGCGATGTAAAGCTTGTGTCTTTTTGTGAATACTTTAAAACTTTTAAAATTTTTCCACCTTCGTTTTCAAAAGTAGCTTTAAAATTATTGCTTAGTCCTTTGCTGTAATCAGAATCTGAGTCTTCAAGGATAATAGCATTTTTTGCATTTAAATGTTCTTTAGCATATTTTGCCATAACGACACCTTGGAAACTGTCGATAAAACAAGTTCTATAAATATATTTTTTTCCTAAAGTGACAGTGTCATTTGTCGCAGCAGGAGAGAGCATTGGAATTTTAGCTTTTTCAGAAATGGAAGCTGCGGCAATTGCGTTGGAGCTAATTACTTCTGCAATTACGACATTTACTCGGTCTGAAGTGATTAATTTATTCATTCCTTTAGCAGCTTCTACAGGGGTACTTTGAGTGTCTTCTACAACTATTTTTAAATCGATATCTGAAGAAGAGAGTTCCTGCCGAGCGAGATCAATTCCATTTTTTGCTTCTTTACCATAAAAAGCCTGGGAACCCGTTAAAGGTAACAGAACTCCTACTTTTGCATCGATAGCCAAAGCGTGAGTGTTTGTCGCAAAAGCTATAAAAGATGTAAAAGCGCAAGTTATAATTTTGGTACATTTTAATTTCATTTAACGATTCTCCTCTAAATTTTGCTTTTTATAAAAGCTTTTATTAAGTGCGATATTAAAAATAATAATTAATAAAAATAGAATTAAAAAAATTAATTCATTTGAATATAATATTTTTAAATTCTCCTTATTAATTATCAATTATACACAAAATACCACGACTTAATACACCAACTCCATATGGTATAGCTAAAATAAGTATCACTCATTTTGTTAAAGAGCAAATAAGCACAATACAAATAAATACAAATTCAAGCACCTTCCATAACCAAAAAATTCCCCATTTTGATTTAAAAATAATCAAAAAGTGAAATTCAAAATTAATTATTTTTGTAAAACGGAGAATTAATTTTCAGCAATTTATTCATTCACTTTTTTGTTGAGGAAGAATTGAAGTGACAAATTTGAAACCATTTGGAACAAATTGTAGAATAACGGCAGGCTTAATTGCATTATTATTTTTGTCCATTGTAATATTTCCTGTGACTCCAGAAAAATCTTTAATATTGCTAAGTGCATTTCTTATTTTCTCAGAAGCTTTTGTTTTTTCAGTTTCAGTGATTTTTGCGTTTTCAATTGCTGTATATAGGATTTTTAATGTGTCATATCCTAAAGCAGAAAAGGCGCTCGGCTGAGCTTCGTATTTTTCGGAATAGACTTTAATGAATTTTTGTAGGGATGGATTTTCTTTATTATCTGGAGAGTAGTGGGTTGAGAAATAGGAGCCGTCTTCGTGCCCTTCGGCAATTTTACGTAACTCAGGAGTGTTCCAACCATCTGTTCCAACCAGGGTCGATTTTATTTGTAAATCCTTAGCTTCACGTATAATAACTCCAACTTGTTGATGGTATGCGGGTATAAAAAGAATATCGGGTTTCCTTTTTCGTACATCCCCTAATTGCGCTGTAAAAGTTGTATCCTTTTGAGAGAATTTTAAAGTTTTTAGAATTTTACCGCCATCTTTCTCAAATGTTGCTTTAAAGTTTTCCGCCAAACCTCTGCTATAGTCAGAATCAGAATCTTCAAGGATAATTGCTGTTTTAGCTTTTAAGTTTTTTAAACTGAAATTAGCCATGACAACGCCTTGGAAACTATCTTTAAAGCAAGTTCTAAAAATATATTTTTTATTATCTGTAATGGTATCATTTGTTGCGCTTGGAGTTATGATTGGAATTTTTTCTTTTTCTGCGATTGAGCCGGCGGCAATTGTGTTAGAACTTGTCATGTCACCAACGACCGCTATAACTTTATCTGAAGTGATAAGTTTATGCATAGCTTTTGCTGATTCGGATGGAGAACTAGCAGAGTCTTCTATAAAGACTTTAAGGGAAGGTTCAGATTTTTGCAGTTCTTCTAAAGCAATTTTAATCCCTTTTTCTGCTTCTTTGCCATAAAACGCTTGAGTTCCTGTTAACGGCAGTATGATCCCAATACGGGCTTCAACAGACATTGCATTTAGTGAAAATGCAAAACTTGAAGTTAATGCACATCCTGCCAAAAAAAAGTTTCGTTTGCTAAAAGATTTCATACTTCGTTCTCCTCATGAAAATTTCGTTCGTATGTCCACAGGTACTAAAAATTGGGTTTCTTCCTGAAACGCAAATATTTTGGACAAGAATCGATTTCTCATTTGTACGAGATAAATACTTACGAATTCTTGTCAAAATACATCAAACAGAAATGAGTAAGTATCATCTTTATATATATAATGCAATTAGTAAAAATAGGAAAAATTTATTTATGTACTTGTAACAATAAAAATACTGGCTTGTCAGTTAAGAAAGAAGCACTAACAATTATAGTTTAGTTTTTTGCTTTTGGATAGGATCTACGCTCGTAATATATTTGTACCCATCTTTCACATATTCGAGTACAACTGCAGGCTTAAGGGCATTGTGATTTTGATCAATGGTTATAGTACCTGTAACACCGGCAAAATTTTTTATTTCACTCATTGCAGTTCGTATCTTTTCAGGATTATCAGAGTTGGATTTTTTAATTGCACTTAATACAATATTAATTGAATCATATGCTAGAGCTGCATATGCACTTGGAGAGGATTTATACTTTTTTTGATATGCTATTATAAAGTTTTTAAGGACGACATTTTCTGAATCTGTGGAATAATGATTTGATATATAAGCTCCATTTTCTGCGCCTTTAGCAATTGCTCTTAATTCGGGCGTGTCCCAACCGTCACCACCAAGTATTTTTGCCGATATTTGCAGATCTTTAGCTTCGCGGAGAATCACTCCAACCTGTTGGTGAAATCCAGGAATAAATAAGACTTCTGGTTTTAAACGGCGAACCTCCGCAAGCTGAGCTGTAAAACTGGTATCTTTTTGAGAATAATATAAGACTTTAATTATCTTGCCACCATTTTTTTCAAAGTCATTGCGAAAACTTTGGCTCAATCCTTTACTGTAATCGGAATCTGCATCTTCTATGACAATAGCTTTTTTTGCTTTCAGATTGTGAAGGGCAAAATTGGACATCACATAGCCTTGAAAACTATCTATAAAGCATGCGCGGAAAATATATTTTTTCCCAAAAGTGATGGAATCATTAGTTGAGCTAGGAGATATAATTGGAATTTTTTCTTTTTCTGCAATCGATGCAGCTGCAATTGTATTGGAGCTCGTCATTTCACCTATGACAACGCGAACTTTATCTGAGACAATCAATTTATTTATTGCTTTCGCAGATTCTGAAGGAGTGCTTTGTGTGTCTTCGTAAATAATGATTAATTTCACATCGGATTTTGGCATTTGCTCTAGAGCCAGTTCAATACCTTTTTTAGCATCTTGGCCATAAGCTGCTAAAGTGTTTGTCAGTGATAGGAGCGCTCCTACTTTCACTTCTAATGCATGCACCTTTGCAAAAAAAGTAAGACAGAATAGTGCCAGAATAGAGTAGTATACTTTTTCTTTAACACTGGATTGAAAAGTCATTTTGACCCCTTATTTTTTTATTTTCAATTTGAATTGTCTCAATTTTTTTTTATGAACTCAAGTTCGATCTAAAAGGTTTTTTTGTTGAAGAGCATTTGGTTTCATATTAGTTTTGCACTGTTTTAGATTAGGCTCGTTGTAAAAAAGGGTAAAAAGGTAAAATAAAATATGAAAATTGCCATAGCTCAAATCAGAGTGCTCTCGGAAAATTGCAAACAAAATTTTGAAACGATGAAAAGCTACATAGAGCAAGCATTGAGGCAAAATGCAAATCTTATCGTTTTCCCAGAAATGTCTTTGCCAGGATATTTTAATGGAGACATTTGGGAACAAAATTCTTTTCTGAGAGAGTGTGAATTTTATAACAATAAAATATCTGAACTGTCCAAAGATGTTGATATTATATTTGGATCGGTGGGGATCGATTGGAAAAGAAAAAATGAAGACGGGCGAGTGAGAAAATACAATGCTGTTTTTCATGCACAGAATGGTCAATTTCAAATAAATAAGAAATCAAACTATCCATTTTGGATAAAAGCCCTAATGCCAAATTATAAAGAGTTTGATGATTCACGGTACTTTTTTGATCTTCGAAAACTTGCGTTTGAAAGAAAATGTAAAGTTATTGACCTCTACGAACCCTTAATCTTAAAATTTGAAAAAAAGAAAATTAAAGTTGGTGTTACTGTTTGTGAAGATGGCTGGAGTCAAGACTATGATGTCTCTCCATTTAAAATATATTCTAGTCGGTATAAGCATGATTTTTTTGTTAATTTAAGTTGCTCTCCTTTTACTAGAGGAAAACAAGAAAAAAGAGAAAATATATTTTCAAAAGAGTGTATAAAAAATAAAATACAAATATTTTATGTTAATTGCGTCGGTATTCAAAATATAGGAAAAACAGTTTTTGGTTTTGATGGTTCTTCATCATTTTATAATTCGGTAGGGGACGTGATTAATTTATGCGGATTTTTTACTGAAGAACTAAAAGTAATAGACCTTGACTTAGCAACAAACGAAGTAAAAAATAATGAAAAAATAAAATGTTTAAAAGCATTATCAATTGTGGAAGAAACACAAAAGTCCTTAGAATATATAATTCAGAAGTGTCTTGAGGAATGGAAAATTAATAGAGTCGTCATTGGAGCAAGCGGGGGAATAGACTCAGCTCTAAGTGCAGTGATATTTTCAAGAATATTAGGAGCCCAAAACGTTTATTTAGTTAATATGCCATCTAAATTTAATTCGCAATTAACTATCAATGCTGCAAAAAAACTCGCAGAAAATCTTGGTTGTCCCTATGCAAGTGTGGGAATAGAGGACTCTGTAAACTTAAGTGCAGAGCAATTAGAAAATCTCAAGTTTATAAATGCAACAGCGCAACCACAAATGACAAAATTAGTGTTTGAAAATATTCAAGCTCGGGATAGGGGCGGACGTATTTTAGCTGCATTGGCTCAATCTTTGGGGGCTGTGTTTTCATGTAATGCAAATAAGACTGAGCTATCGGTTGGGTATTCAACTTTATATGGTGATCAAGCTGGTTTTTTGTGTCCTTTAGCTGATTTATGGAAACACGATGTTTATAGTTTAGCCTATTTTTATAATGAAACGATTTACAAAATGCAGGTTATTCCAAGAGAAACTCTTGATGTCGTTCCAAGTGCTGAACTGAGTGCTGAGCAGAATGTTTTAGAGAATAAAGGAGATCCATTAATTTACAATTATCACGATTTTCTTTTTCGTTCTTGGGTCGAACATTGGGAGAGAAAAACGCCTGAAGATTGTTTAAATGCATATGTTGATGGTACTTTGGAAAAAATGATCGGTTGCGAAAAAGGATTGGTTCGAAAACTATTTCCTACTGTCCAAGAATTTACTAGAGATTTAGAGCGCTGGTGGTATAATTTTGTCGAATCTGGAGTGATTAAACGTATGCAAGCTCCACCTGTAATTGCCATTTCACCAAGGGCTTATGGTTTCGATCTGAGAGAACATATTCGTAAAGTTGTTTTTACTCATACATATATGAATTTAAAAAAGAAACTTTTGAACTGATGAATTGACTTTTTTACTCTTAAATAAAATTTTATTATCAATTATTGATTCTAATTCAAAAATATATTAAAAAATTAAACCTAAAAAATGTAATCAAAGGTTGCGTATAATTCCAGAAATAAGGATAGATTTATCTTCTATCTATAGTGGTTTCAAAGGAATTTAAAACTACTAAAATTCTTTAAAAATTATATTTTATAATAATTATAGATGCTTGTCTGGAAATGTTCCGTAAAAATAAAAAAAAATTACAAAATAATTAATGGGTTAAATTTTAGAGAATTTTTTAAATGGTTTTCATTTCCACTGAAAAGGTGGATTCCTTTAAAACTGTATAGTAACAGATTCAAAGAAGGTGGAGATCTTCATAAGATTACAAAGGAATGAAAAACTTTATGGATGAAGTTAAGATAAATACAGATGAACAAAAGCACATACGGACATTATCACATTACCTTGAGAAAATTCATACTGCTACAGGTTACCAAAACAAGGAGGTTGCGGAACTTTTAGGTATGGATAAAAGCTATTATAACAAGATAAGACTGAAAAAGTTTTCTCCTTTAACGAATAGCATAGCAACCTTAAGGAAATTTGCTTCTTTAAACAATCAAAGTCTTATTCATTTTTTAGCAGAAATAGAGGAAATTTCACTAGAATCTAAAGAAAAAGAATGGATGATAATTGCTGAAAAAGCATTTACGGATGTTGGGCCTATCTTGAGAAGAGCATTGCTTGTAAATCGAATTAAGCCAATTATAGATAAAGATGATGAGCAAATTGATGTTCTAATTAAAAACTTTCTTTTACTTTGTTTAATCATAGATATTTCTAAGAAGGAGAAATGGTTTAAAATTGTTTTTGAATTGATTTTAAAGATTTATCAAAATATTGATGATGAAAAAGATAATGATATACGTATTCTTATTGAAAGAATTCGAAAATACAAGGAAGATGTAAAGGTGTGAATCCAATCATTCTCTAAGTAAGAATTCATTTATAAATCAAAAAGAATCGGAGATTCTTGGGAAGACTCTGCTTAAAAGATCTGGATTTTCTTGGAGCATTCTACTTCCACGTGTGACAGTAGCTATGCCCACTCCAAGTTTTTCAGAAATTTCTCGTTGAGCAACCCCTTTAGAAATTAAATCAACTATTTGAACTCTTTGTGCAATAGCATCAATTTCTGCAGGGGTTAAAAATACTTTAAGAAGCTGTTCACATTCAATTGAATTTAAATCTTTGCAATGTATTTCTTGTAAAAATTGAATTATTTCTTTAGAGGTTTTGTGAGATCTTAATTGAATCATGGAGAAATCCTTTAAAAGTAAACTGATATTACAGATTCAATAGGTTTTATTAAGAGTTTTTGTCCCAACGCTTTGTTACTTAAACCATGGGAAGGTCTTTCTAATAAAAAATGACCATTGAATTCTGCGCCTGATATTTCAAGAGATCCTCTTGTTCCTCTTATGAAAACAGAAAATAACATCTTATTTGCTTTTAATATTTCAAATTCAACTGAAGATATTATGACTCCCCCATGGAAATAGCAAATTCCTCCGAGTGGGAGCTGGCAAATAAAACGTTCTGCTTCAAGAATATTTGCAACTTCATGATCTCTTCGTCCCCCCAAGCCATAAAAAACTTCTAGGAAGACTTGATGATCTGTTGCTTCTTTAAGAATTCTGTCAAGAAGAACAGAAAAGTCATTAAAGTTCTTGTTTTTCACAAGAAGGATTTTTTCTAAAGGAGAACTCTTAGATTTCTGATTGTTGTAACTGAGAGAAGAATTGTCAAGATATTTTTTGGATTTATTGTTTAAACTATCAGAATCCCCAGACCAAATTATATTTTGGTAACTTACTTTATTTTGTAAAATATGATTCAAACCACCATCAGCAGCATAAAGTGTGTCAAAATGGTTTTTTTTAAAATCTGTTGATTTAATTTTGTAACAAAGTACCTTAATGGGAGAAAACTCATGAAAACCATTTAAAAAGATCACATATTTCTTAATTTTCAAATTCATAATTTTTTGGGGCATTTTCTTTTGTGCTGAGTTTATTATTTTGTTCTAAGAGCCATACTTGGCGGACAGAAGTTTCAAGTTGTTCAGAATGAAATAAAAGATCTTTAGCTTTGGAAAATCCTAAGAGAAGTCCTATCAATAAAAACATAAGAGATATAATAAATCCTATTGTACATATGATGATAATGCTGTTGTGAATGGAAGTTTCAGTAATGACTTCTGCGAATTTACCACCTTCAACACTGGTTAAAATTGCTTTTTTAAAAAAAGCAATAGTCAGAGAAATAATCGCAAAAAAGATGATAGGTATAAAGAAAGATAACAATGGGTAAAAAAAGCGGACGATATTTGCATTACTTTTTGCGAGTAAAATTCTTCTTGCGTGTTCAGGATATGATTTTTTTAAAAAGTATTCAAAAGACGTATCATTAGGTTTGTTATACAAAGACATAAATTTTTATTGCCTCAAATTCAATTTTGTTTAGGTTTTTTAGATTCTTCTTGGGATTTAATTTTAAGCATGACTCCATCAGAGATTTCTCTCCACTCTTTCATGAGCTCATACCACCCTCTGGGGAAGAAGAAACGGAGTTTTGCTAATCTTAAAAAACCTGGGAAGAAGTTAATACTTTCTCTCACCATCAGACTCAAAGCAAGAAATGTAGGAGTCAAGATTAAGAAAGCAACCCATATTACGATTTTATTAATATGAGGTAAATAGGCGCCTAGCAGATATGTAAATACAGATGATGTAAAAAAAGCCCAAAGTGGAAAGAACCACATACCATGAGCAATCTTCATGGTAGCTCTGACATCGCGATCGGAGGTACTTTTTTTTGCAAGTGATTCACAAAATTTAGAAGGAATTGCCCAAACAATTGTTCCTAAAAATTCAATAGGAAGGGTTAGAAATAAATAAAACCAACCATGTCTAAAAATAACCCAAAAGAAGTTTCTCCGTTTATAATTCACATCTCCCCAGACGAGTTGAATGGGGGATACATTAACGGCTTGCATCATGCGGCGCATAGTTTGTATACGTGCCATCAAAATCGGGTCTACGTCGAATTCTGGGCGAAGTTTTTCGACAAAAATTCTAAATTCACGTGATGAATATGCTTGTCGACCATAAGAAAGTTCAAATAAAAATCTCCAGTTTCTTTTTTCATCCCAGCTAAAAAAACTTGCAAAACCTGCTTCTAATGATTCTCGAACTCCATCCATAATATCGTTGACTGAATTATCGGCTGAAGTGATCACGACTGGTTCACAATAATGCAAATTGAGTTCACTACGAAATTCATCTTTTTCAGAATAATCTATGACCACGGGTTGAACGACAACATGAAAATTTTCATCGTTAGCACGACTCATTGCTTGCAATGCCATTCGCGCTAAGCCTGTTTTAAATTTATAAATATAAGGATCGTCATGACTGACGCCTTCTGGAAAGATTAAAATGCAATCCCCTTTTAGAAGCGCATCACCGACGGCTTGAAAAGCTTCGTTATTTGCTTTTGCGCGCCAATCGGGGTCAAAATTACCTTGTTGCAGCATTTCTTTTTGTGCTTGCACATCCTTTTTGATATCCTGCAAGCGTGTTACAGGTATTGCTTTTGTGATCTGTAGTATTTGTTTCATCACAGGCATTTCCCAAAGGGTATGCTTAGCAAGTGGTCGAATTGTGACAGGTGCCAATCCAAGCATCACAGCGGGATCTACAAT is a genomic window containing:
- a CDS encoding branched-chain amino acid ABC transporter permease, whose amino-acid sequence is MLDFTQAIIDGIAIGSLYALIAIGYSMVFGVLQFVNFAHGELFMLGAYFVMLFLTLGAPLWVAILFSLLSVGTIAVVIERVAYKPLRKHSRLAPLITAVAISLFLQNIIQVLFSPNSLSFPINIPGNILTFGELFVRIRDIGIFSLTLLLAFLLELFLFKTKAGTGIRALAMHADASRLCGVPFNRTVSLTFFIGAILAVVAGTIQGMATNQIFPLMGVNAGLKAFAAAVLGGIGEIRGAVLGGLVLGISESMLVSYGLSTYKDGFAFVILILVLLIRPQGILGRTQLVKV
- a CDS encoding ABC transporter substrate-binding protein, which produces MKLKCTKIITCAFTSFIAFATNTHALAIDAKVGVLLPLTGSQAFYGKEAKNGIDLARQELSSSDIDLKIVVEDTQSTPVEAAKGMNKLITSDRVNVVIAEVISSNAIAAASISEKAKIPMLSPAATNDTVTLGKKYIYRTCFIDSFQGVVMAKYAKEHLNAKNAIILEDSDSDYSKGLSNNFKATFENEGGKILKVLKYSQKDTSFTSQLGDVRRSKPDILYIPGFHQQVGVILREAEDLGIKSKKLGGDGWYTPDLRSIAKEAVNGGIISTHFYSPESKDSENNVNPHVKAFVDAYQAEYKAMPSAHAALGYDSYKIIHSVITEIKAAKSKKSEAITSEEINTALAKLKNFKGITGTITMDKNHNPIKPAVILEYIQNGYKFKASINPQ
- a CDS encoding ABC transporter substrate-binding protein — translated: MKSFSKRNFFLAGCALTSSFAFSLNAMSVEARIGIILPLTGTQAFYGKEAEKGIKIALEELQKSEPSLKVFIEDSASSPSESAKAMHKLITSDKVIAVVGDMTSSNTIAAGSIAEKEKIPIITPSATNDTITDNKKYIFRTCFKDSFQGVVMANFSLKNLKAKTAIILEDSDSDYSRGLAENFKATFEKDGGKILKTLKFSQKDTTFTAQLGDVRKRKPDILFIPAYHQQVGVIIREAKDLQIKSTLVGTDGWNTPELRKIAEGHEDGSYFSTHYSPDNKENPSLQKFIKVYSEKYEAQPSAFSALGYDTLKILYTAIENAKITETEKTKASEKIRNALSNIKDFSGVTGNITMDKNNNAIKPAVILQFVPNGFKFVTSILPQQKSE
- a CDS encoding ABC transporter substrate-binding protein, coding for MTFQSSVKEKVYYSILALFCLTFFAKVHALEVKVGALLSLTNTLAAYGQDAKKGIELALEQMPKSDVKLIIIYEDTQSTPSESAKAINKLIVSDKVRVVIGEMTSSNTIAAASIAEKEKIPIISPSSTNDSITFGKKYIFRACFIDSFQGYVMSNFALHNLKAKKAIVIEDADSDYSKGLSQSFRNDFEKNGGKIIKVLYYSQKDTSFTAQLAEVRRLKPEVLFIPGFHQQVGVILREAKDLQISAKILGGDGWDTPELRAIAKGAENGAYISNHYSTDSENVVLKNFIIAYQKKYKSSPSAYAALAYDSINIVLSAIKKSNSDNPEKIRTAMSEIKNFAGVTGTITIDQNHNALKPAVVLEYVKDGYKYITSVDPIQKQKTKL
- the nadE gene encoding NAD(+) synthase; translated protein: MKIAIAQIRVLSENCKQNFETMKSYIEQALRQNANLIVFPEMSLPGYFNGDIWEQNSFLRECEFYNNKISELSKDVDIIFGSVGIDWKRKNEDGRVRKYNAVFHAQNGQFQINKKSNYPFWIKALMPNYKEFDDSRYFFDLRKLAFERKCKVIDLYEPLILKFEKKKIKVGVTVCEDGWSQDYDVSPFKIYSSRYKHDFFVNLSCSPFTRGKQEKRENIFSKECIKNKIQIFYVNCVGIQNIGKTVFGFDGSSSFYNSVGDVINLCGFFTEELKVIDLDLATNEVKNNEKIKCLKALSIVEETQKSLEYIIQKCLEEWKINRVVIGASGGIDSALSAVIFSRILGAQNVYLVNMPSKFNSQLTINAAKKLAENLGCPYASVGIEDSVNLSAEQLENLKFINATAQPQMTKLVFENIQARDRGGRILAALAQSLGAVFSCNANKTELSVGYSTLYGDQAGFLCPLADLWKHDVYSLAYFYNETIYKMQVIPRETLDVVPSAELSAEQNVLENKGDPLIYNYHDFLFRSWVEHWERKTPEDCLNAYVDGTLEKMIGCEKGLVRKLFPTVQEFTRDLERWWYNFVESGVIKRMQAPPVIAISPRAYGFDLREHIRKVVFTHTYMNLKKKLLN
- a CDS encoding Trp family transcriptional regulator, with the translated sequence MIQLRSHKTSKEIIQFLQEIHCKDLNSIECEQLLKVFLTPAEIDAIAQRVQIVDLISKGVAQREISEKLGVGIATVTRGSRMLQENPDLLSRVFPRISDSF
- a CDS encoding 1-acyl-sn-glycerol-3-phosphate acyltransferase; this translates as MMRLLAFILCRIFFKRISVSGTPYTGGSAIWAANHSSGIVDPAVMLGLAPVTIRPLAKHTLWEMPVMKQILQITKAIPVTRLQDIKKDVQAQKEMLQQGNFDPDWRAKANNEAFQAVGDALLKGDCILIFPEGVSHDDPYIYKFKTGLARMALQAMSRANDENFHVVVQPVVIDYSEKDEFRSELNLHYCEPVVITSADNSVNDIMDGVRESLEAGFASFFSWDEKRNWRFLFELSYGRQAYSSREFRIFVEKLRPEFDVDPILMARIQTMRRMMQAVNVSPIQLVWGDVNYKRRNFFWVIFRHGWFYLFLTLPIEFLGTIVWAIPSKFCESLAKKSTSDRDVRATMKIAHGMWFFPLWAFFTSSVFTYLLGAYLPHINKIVIWVAFLILTPTFLALSLMVRESINFFPGFLRLAKLRFFFPRGWYELMKEWREISDGVMLKIKSQEESKKPKQN